A window from Deltaproteobacteria bacterium encodes these proteins:
- the def gene encoding peptide deformylase, whose translation MSKVKVLTLWNNEGINEEQTLVLRKLCRDIPVPFDEKTKREIKTLIDAFLALDDAAGLAAPQIGITKRIIIFRNKGFDEKGWSKTEDDYDLLVNPRITQARGEMVTMAEGCLSCPEIQVEVSRFPEIKVRAYDVNGRKINKRYADYPARVAQHEIDHLEGRLIIDYEGARIVPKQKQDFFERTFNKIKADAGNGISRNIFGSSG comes from the coding sequence ATGTCAAAGGTAAAAGTTTTAACCCTCTGGAACAATGAGGGAATCAATGAAGAGCAAACCCTCGTTCTGAGGAAACTTTGTAGAGATATACCGGTTCCGTTTGATGAAAAAACAAAAAGAGAGATTAAGACTCTCATCGATGCCTTCCTTGCACTGGATGATGCCGCAGGTCTGGCGGCGCCGCAGATCGGTATCACTAAAAGAATAATAATTTTCAGGAACAAGGGTTTTGACGAGAAGGGCTGGTCAAAAACTGAAGACGACTATGACCTTTTGGTCAACCCACGGATAACTCAGGCACGGGGAGAAATGGTGACGATGGCCGAGGGATGTCTCTCGTGCCCGGAAATCCAGGTCGAAGTCAGCAGATTTCCTGAGATCAAGGTTAGGGCGTATGATGTCAACGGCCGTAAAATAAACAAACGCTATGCGGATTACCCTGCCCGTGTTGCACAGCATGAAATTGATCATCTTGAGGGCAGGTTGATCATTGATTATGAAGGCGCACGGATCGTTCCGAAACAGAAACAAGATTTTTTTGAAAGGACATTTAACAAAATAAAAGCAGATGCCGGTAACGGGATTTCCCGGAATATTTTTGGGTCATCCGGTTAA